A single Phaenicophaeus curvirostris isolate KB17595 chromosome 26, BPBGC_Pcur_1.0, whole genome shotgun sequence DNA region contains:
- the SRCIN1 gene encoding SRC kinase signaling inhibitor 1 isoform X5 — protein sequence MNRQREPRSLNPSLLGEGLARIYRGILAVVGALRPAKEPPSAPKDARASSPTSSKQFAGHRGSRPAPADPERTSTHMISADDAEYPREYRTLGNGTRRFSNVGLVHTSERRHTVIAAQSLEALTGLQKSEMERKRDAFMDHLKNKYPQHALALRGQQERMRDQQPNYWSFKTRSSRHSQGSQPGLADQAKLSFASAESLETMSEAELPLGFNRMNRFRQSLPLSRSTSQTKLRSPGVLFLQFGDETRRVHITHEISSMDTLHALIVHMFPQKLTMGMLKSPNTAILIKDESRNVFYELEDVRDIQDRSIIKIYRKEPLYASFPASHITNGDLRREMVYTSRESSPTRRLNNMSPASHLTSGSPPPVLQSSSPSRSRMSYSGGRPPSYAGSPVHHSERLSNLPPAQGVSPSPSAILERRDVKPDEDLAGKNVVLVKNEGLYADPYGMVHEGRLSITSTQSLAGMGDPFGYSGGLYKRGSVRSLSTYSAAALQTELEDSLYKPNAPIYSDTYAPGLGFRMPPSSPQKMAEGRLVDVQPGQSPHSPYSGPPSRSSPVRQSFRKDSCSSVFMESPVNKPRNPSSSGPPELFPGPGDRPLSAFGSPGPAKDTETRERMEAMEKQIASLTGLVQSALLRGSEAETPSEKTEATNGGTPPSASTSRSGMGTPVPAPPPPSASSTPAGQPTAITRLHMQLHLHDLQQNASDLRNQLQQLKKLQLQNQETMKTMLRRTETEISVRVTDTMRKHEDPLQRQRSLVEEERLRYLNEEELITQQLNDLEKSVEKIQKDLAHNHRLIPVQELEEKAVVLKQLGETLTDLKAQFPSLQSKMRVVLRVEVEAVKFLKEEPNRLDGLLKRCKTVTDTLAQIRRQVDEGVWTSPSNLSQSPKKVAPETDFSKGLDLEMPTSPPVSLHHLTAATDTLGMPSFGQSPPQTQTPSSKSNNPSRAPEMVPAKTQTGPETPSKKSADKAVSVEAAERDWEEKRAALTQYSAKDINRLLEETQAELMKAIPDLEFAAKHKQAPGGSSSTASTPEHKPSKPQHAAKSGGKGDPNGRRGSDELTVPRYRTEKPSKSPPPPPPRRSFPSTHGLTTTRSGEVIVTSKKEPGFMKKAESEELETQKPQVKLRRTVSEVVRPASTPPIIASAIKDDDDEDRIIAELEEPLALAAVGSRAFSLPQIVLTEWVSEPPSPEAEPEAWVEMGCSEHREAAGSGELAPKGGRKCHVSPGSSKPSPSIAGNPPASALQPPSSPSRGRGRAAVETWRFPLAASKVPSFLKHKTSRPVVGEGGDVALNAARGQEGSSKTSHQGSPRSCGEATGPGTGEAMVPSTGTGPSSIPWLPGDGDTQGGARQGVQETLLPPGVSAGACKHARRENSPPAPVCPVPHPRAFQGKDPATWGSGEPREHPQEQVTAFPRSSHCTAPPGWDRVAPAAGGEGDAGDAGAEGLCQGQLFPPRSMTSRSKEIYEGTYQRLDSLEETIRELEITISEISSHPSVEFVFHKELRGQVGSVDASEKTRDNLGDLKPGCCDNGTALDLSQAKDDASLSPSPSKTKPPLLPKPQLPFDTLQSGGVSIPAMKVVNPASRLKQSQQGSPDKSKHIKQRMEYMRIQGQQQSSQSFTPPVSPASSKEDAGQRPAPLPAPIPPRKGGKQRLPKVPRTPPDPTARPPPSPSIPAATTPTRLEKRMLGAPARSRRWVAGGTATGLRPSLAEGSVLSRGGVPATGCPRGRDALRGLGRREPGEAPRDARACRRVEG from the exons ACGAGGAGCTCCCGGCActcccagggctcccagccTGGCTTAGCCGATCAAGCTAAACTCTCCTTTGCCTCGGCCGAATCCTTGGAAACCATGTCAGAAGCGGAGCTGCCTCTGGGCTTCAACAGGATGAACCGGTTCCGGCAgagcttgcccttgtcccggtcCACCAGCCAGACGAAGCTGCGATCGCCAG GGGTCCTTTTCCTGCAGTTTGGGGATGAGACGAGGCGCGTCCACATCACCCACGAGATCAGCAGCATGGACACTCTGCACGCCCTCATCGTCCACATGTTCCCCCAGAAACTCACCATGGGGATGCTGAAGTCTCCCAACACCGCCATCCTCATCAAGGACGAGTCCCGCAACGTCTTCTATGAGCTGGAAGATGTCCG TGACATCCAGGATAGAAGCATCATTAAAATCTACCGGAAAGAGCCACTTTACGCCTCCTTCCCAGCCTCGCACATCACCAACGGTGACCTGAGG AGGGAGATGGTGTACACGTCAAGGGAGTCTTCTCCCACCCGCCGCCTGAACAACATGTCCCCAGCTTCCCACCTCACCTCGGGGTCCCCTCCGCCGGTGCTCCAGTCCTCGTCGCCATCCCGCTCCCGCATGTCCTACAGCGGGGGCCGCCCGCCCTCCTACGCCGGCAGCCCCGTCCACCACAGCGAGCGTCTCTCCAACCTGCCCCCCGCTCAGGGCGTCTCGCCCAGCCCCAGCGCCATCCTGGAGCGCCGCGACGTGAAGCCGGATGAAGATCTAGCCGGGAAGAACGTGGTGTTGGTGAAGAACGAGGGGCTGTACGCTGATCCCTACGGCATGGTGCACGAGGGGCGGCTCAGCATCACCTCCACCCAGTCCTTGGCTGGCATGGGAGACCCTTTCGGCTACTCGGGGGGGCTGTACAAGCGGGGCTCCGTTCGCTCCCTCAGCACCTACTCGGCAGCCGCCTTGCAGACGGAGCTGGAGGACAGTCTGTACAAGCCCAACGCGCCCATTTACAGCGACACATACGCTCCCGGCTTGGGTTTCCGCATGCCCCCCTCATCCCCACAGAAGATGGCTGAGGGGCGGCTGGTGGACGTGCAGCCAGGGCAGAGCCCGCACAGCCCTTACTCGGGACCCCCCAGCCGCTCCTCGCCTGTCCGTCAGTCCTTCCGCAAGGACTCCTGCTCCTCCGTCTTCATGGAGAGCCCCGTCAACAAGCCACGCAACCCCAGCTCCTCCGGCCCTCCGGAGCTGTTTCCCGGCCCTGGCGATCGCCCGCTCTCGGCATTCGGCTCCCCTGGACCAGCCAAGGACACGGAAACAAG GGAGCGGATGGAGGCGATGGAGAAGCAGATCGCCAGCCTGACGGGCCTGGTGCAGAGCGCGCTGCTCCGCGGGTCCGAGGCTGAGACCCCCAG CGAGAAGACAGAAGCCACCAATGGTGGGACCCCCCCATCAGCGT CGACCAGCCGCAGCGGCATGGGGACCCCGGTGCCCGCGCCGCCACCGCCCTCGGCCAGCAGCACGCCGGCGGGGCAGCCCACAGCCATCACCCGCCTGCACATGCAGCTGCACCTCCACGACCTGCAGCAGAATGCCAGCGACCTCCgcaaccagctgcagcagctcaagAAGCTGCAG CTGCAGAACCAGGAGACGATGAAGACGATGCTGCGGCGGACGGAGACGGAGATCAGCGTGCGGGTGACGGACACCATGCGCAAGCACGAGGATCCCCTGCAGCGCCAGCGCAGTTTGGTGGAAGAGGAGCGGCTCCGCTACCTCAACGAGGAGGAGCTGATCACCCAGCAGCTCAA TGACCTGGAGAAGTCAGTGGAGAAGATCCAGAAGGATTTGGCACACAACCACCGGCTCATCCctgtgcaggagctggaggagaaggcagTGGTGCTCAAGCAGCTGGGGGAGACGCTGACAGACCTCAAGG CCCAGTTCCCCAGCCTGCAGAGCAAGATGCGGGTGGTGCTGCGGGTGGAGGTGGAAGCCGTCAAGTTCCTTAAGGAGGAGCCGAACCGCCTCGATGGTTTGCTCAAACGCTGCAAGACGGTGACGGACACCCTCGCCCAGATCCGCAG GCAAGTGGACGAGGGCGTATGGACCTCCCCCAGCAACCTCAGCCAGTCCCCCAAGAAGGTGGCCCCCGAGACGGACTTCAGCAAGGGGCTGGATCTGGAGATGCCCACCAGCCCCCCCGTGAGCCTCCACCACCTGACGGCTGCCACCGACACCCTGGGCATGCCCAGCTTCGGAcagagccccccccagacccagaCCCCCTCCTCCAAGAGCAATAACCCTTCCCGAGCTCCAGAGATGGTGCCTGCCAAGACCCAGACGGGCCCGGAGACCCCCAGCAAGAAGAGCGCGGACAAAGCCGTCTCTGTGGAG GCGGCCGAGCGGGACTGGGAGGAGAAGCGGGCAGCGCTGACCCAGTACAGCGCCAAGGACATCAACCGCCTGCTGGAGGAGACGCAAGCCGAGCTGATGAAAGCCATCCCCGACCTGGAGTTCGCTGCCAAGCACAAGCAAGCCCcgggcggcagcagcagcactgcctcCACGCCTGAGCACAAGCCCTCGAAGCCGCAGCATGCAGCGAAGTCGGGGGGCAAGGGGGACCCCAACGGGCGCCGGGGCTCAG ACGAACTGACGGTGCCGCGGTACCGGACCGAGAAACCCTCCAAATCGCCACCACCTCCCCCTCCGCGCCGCagcttcccctccacccacggGCTGACCACAACCCGCAGCGGCGAAGTCATCGTCACCAGCAAGAAGGAGCCTGGTTTTATGAAG AAAGCGGAGTCGGAGGAGCTGGAGACCCAGAAGCCCCAGGTAAAGCTGAGACGGACGGTGTCAGAGGTGGTCAGGCCGGCATCCACCCCTCCCATCATCGCCTCTGCCATCAAAGATGACGATGATGAGGATCGCATCATCGCGGAGCTGGAG GAGCCACTGGCCCTGGCAGCCGTCGGGAGCAGGGCTTTCTCCCTCCCACAGATTGTGCTCACCGAGTGGGTGTCTGAACCGCCGTCCCCCGAAGCCGAACCGGAGGCATGGGTGGAAATGGGCTGCTCGGAGCACAGGGAGGCAGCTGGCAGCGGGGAGCTTGCACCTAAAGGGGGAAGGAAATGCCATGTGTCTCCTGGCAGCTCCAAACCATCTCCATCCATAGCTGGGAACCCTCCAGcctcagccctgcagcccccaagCAGCCCATCTCGGGGCCGTGGCCGTGCAGCAGTAGAGACGTGGAGGTTCCCTCTCGCAGCCAGCAAGGTCCCATCATTCTTGAAGCACAAAACAAGCCGACCCGtggtgggagaaggaggagatgttGCTCTGAATGCTGCCCGCGGGCAAGAAGGCAGCAGCAAGACTTCTCACCAAGGTTCTCCTCGTTCCTGCGGGGAAGCCACGGGTCCTGGAACTGGCGAGGCAATGGTCCCCTCCACTGGCACAGGGCCCAGCAGCATCCCCTGGCTACCTGGTGATGGAGACACCCAAGGAGGAGCCAGGCAGGGCGTGCAGGAGACATTGCTCCCTCCTGGAGTCTCTGCTGGGGCTTGCAAACACGCACGGAGGGAGAACAGCCCACCAGCCCCAGTCTGCCCAGTGCCACATCCCAGAGCTTTCCAGGGCAAGGATCCGGCTACGTGGGGAAGCGGGGAGCCCCGGGAGCATCCCCAGGAGCAGGTCACTGCTTTCCCAAGGTCAAGCCATTGCACGGCTCCACCAGGCTGGGACCGCGTGGCTCCGGCtgctgggggagaaggagatgCTGGGGATGCCGGGGCAGAGGGGCTCTGCCAAGGGCAGCTGTTCCCTCCCCGCTCCATGACTTCACGCAGCAAGGAGATTTATGAAGGCACCTACCAAAGACTGGATAGCCTGGAAGAAACTATCCGTGAGTTGGAAATAACCATCAGTGAGATCAGCAGTCATCCCTCAGTAGAGTTTGTGTTCCATAAGGAGCTGCGAGGACAAGTGGGATCCGTGGATGCTAGCGAGAAGACCAGGGACAATCTGGGGGATCTCAAACCCGGTTGCTGTGACAATGGGACCGCCCTGGACCTCAGTCAGGCCAAAGATGATGCTTCTCTGAGTCCATCTCCAAGCAAGACCAAGCCACCTCTCCTCCCCAAGCCGCAGCTCCCCTTCGACACTCTGcag AGCGGTGGTGtttccatccctgccatgaAGGTGGTGAACCCGGCATCCCGGCTGAAGCAGAGCCAGCAGGGCAGCCCCgacaaaagcaaacacataAAACAGCGGATGGAGTACATGCGgatccagggccagcagcag aGCTCTCAGAGCTTCACTCCACCAGTTTCACCAGCTTCGAGCAAGGAGGACGCCGGGCAGCGCCCAGCACCCCTGCCTGCACCCATCCCACCACGGAAAGGTGGGAAACAGCGGCTGCCGAAGGTGCCCCGGACACCCCCGGATCCGACCGCTCGTCCTCCACCGTCCCCGAGCATCCCCGCAGCCACGACGCCAACgcgcctggagaagaggatgctcgGCGCTCCGGCCAGGTCGCGGCGGTGGGTGGCGGGTGGCACCGCGACCGGGCTGCGTCCTTCGCTGGCCGAGGGCTCGGTGCTGTCCCGAGGGGGTGTCCCTGCCACCGGCTGTCCCCGAGGACGGGATGCGCTGCGagggctgggcaggagggagCCGGGAGAGGCGCCGCGGGATGCCCGGGCGTGCCGGAGGGTCGAAGGCTGA
- the SRCIN1 gene encoding SRC kinase signaling inhibitor 1 isoform X4 — translation MLPRWAKHPFGASPRAVPRLREPERPTEPGDYRLTPLLVDPERTSTHMISADDAEYPREYRTLGNGTRRFSNVGLVHTSERRHTVIAAQSLEALTGLQKSEMERKRDAFMDHLKNKYPQHALALRGQQERMRDQQPNYWSFKTRSSRHSQGSQPGLADQAKLSFASAESLETMSEAELPLGFNRMNRFRQSLPLSRSTSQTKLRSPGVLFLQFGDETRRVHITHEISSMDTLHALIVHMFPQKLTMGMLKSPNTAILIKDESRNVFYELEDVRDIQDRSIIKIYRKEPLYASFPASHITNGDLRREMVYTSRESSPTRRLNNMSPASHLTSGSPPPVLQSSSPSRSRMSYSGGRPPSYAGSPVHHSERLSNLPPAQGVSPSPSAILERRDVKPDEDLAGKNVVLVKNEGLYADPYGMVHEGRLSITSTQSLAGMGDPFGYSGGLYKRGSVRSLSTYSAAALQTELEDSLYKPNAPIYSDTYAPGLGFRMPPSSPQKMAEGRLVDVQPGQSPHSPYSGPPSRSSPVRQSFRKDSCSSVFMESPVNKPRNPSSSGPPELFPGPGDRPLSAFGSPGPAKDTETRERMEAMEKQIASLTGLVQSALLRGSEAETPSEKTEATNGGTPPSASTSRSGMGTPVPAPPPPSASSTPAGQPTAITRLHMQLHLHDLQQNASDLRNQLQQLKKLQLQNQETMKTMLRRTETEISVRVTDTMRKHEDPLQRQRSLVEEERLRYLNEEELITQQLNDLEKSVEKIQKDLAHNHRLIPVQELEEKAVVLKQLGETLTDLKAQFPSLQSKMRVVLRVEVEAVKFLKEEPNRLDGLLKRCKTVTDTLAQIRRQVDEGVWTSPSNLSQSPKKVAPETDFSKGLDLEMPTSPPVSLHHLTAATDTLGMPSFGQSPPQTQTPSSKSNNPSRAPEMVPAKTQTGPETPSKKSADKAVSVEAAERDWEEKRAALTQYSAKDINRLLEETQAELMKAIPDLEFAAKHKQAPGGSSSTASTPEHKPSKPQHAAKSGGKGDPNGRRGSDELTVPRYRTEKPSKSPPPPPPRRSFPSTHGLTTTRSGEVIVTSKKEPGFMKKAESEELETQKPQVKLRRTVSEVVRPASTPPIIASAIKDDDDEDRIIAELEVFQRSSASPFLPKLRYEPPTVSPGHADMWPNGAAVAAEGWKEPLALAAVGSRAFSLPQIVLTEWVSEPPSPEAEPEAWVEMGCSEHREAAGSGELAPKGGRKCHVSPGSSKPSPSIAGNPPASALQPPSSPSRGRGRAAVETWRFPLAASKVPSFLKHKTSRPVVGEGGDVALNAARGQEGSSKTSHQGSPRSCGEATGPGTGEAMVPSTGTGPSSIPWLPGDGDTQGGARQGVQETLLPPGVSAGACKHARRENSPPAPVCPVPHPRAFQGKDPATWGSGEPREHPQEQVTAFPRSSHCTAPPGWDRVAPAAGGEGDAGDAGAEGLCQGQLFPPRSMTSRSKEIYEGTYQRLDSLEETIRELEITISEISSHPSVEFVFHKELRGQVGSVDASEKTRDNLGDLKPGCCDNGTALDLSQAKDDASLSPSPSKTKPPLLPKPQLPFDTLQSGGVSIPAMKVVNPASRLKQSQQGSPDKSKHIKQRMEYMRIQGQQQSSQSFTPPVSPASSKEDAGQRPAPLPAPIPPRKGGKQRLPKVPRTPPDPTARPPPSPSIPAATTPTRLEKRMLGAPARSRRWVAGGTATGLRPSLAEGSVLSRGGVPATGCPRGRDALRGLGRREPGEAPRDARACRRVEG, via the exons ACGAGGAGCTCCCGGCActcccagggctcccagccTGGCTTAGCCGATCAAGCTAAACTCTCCTTTGCCTCGGCCGAATCCTTGGAAACCATGTCAGAAGCGGAGCTGCCTCTGGGCTTCAACAGGATGAACCGGTTCCGGCAgagcttgcccttgtcccggtcCACCAGCCAGACGAAGCTGCGATCGCCAG GGGTCCTTTTCCTGCAGTTTGGGGATGAGACGAGGCGCGTCCACATCACCCACGAGATCAGCAGCATGGACACTCTGCACGCCCTCATCGTCCACATGTTCCCCCAGAAACTCACCATGGGGATGCTGAAGTCTCCCAACACCGCCATCCTCATCAAGGACGAGTCCCGCAACGTCTTCTATGAGCTGGAAGATGTCCG TGACATCCAGGATAGAAGCATCATTAAAATCTACCGGAAAGAGCCACTTTACGCCTCCTTCCCAGCCTCGCACATCACCAACGGTGACCTGAGG AGGGAGATGGTGTACACGTCAAGGGAGTCTTCTCCCACCCGCCGCCTGAACAACATGTCCCCAGCTTCCCACCTCACCTCGGGGTCCCCTCCGCCGGTGCTCCAGTCCTCGTCGCCATCCCGCTCCCGCATGTCCTACAGCGGGGGCCGCCCGCCCTCCTACGCCGGCAGCCCCGTCCACCACAGCGAGCGTCTCTCCAACCTGCCCCCCGCTCAGGGCGTCTCGCCCAGCCCCAGCGCCATCCTGGAGCGCCGCGACGTGAAGCCGGATGAAGATCTAGCCGGGAAGAACGTGGTGTTGGTGAAGAACGAGGGGCTGTACGCTGATCCCTACGGCATGGTGCACGAGGGGCGGCTCAGCATCACCTCCACCCAGTCCTTGGCTGGCATGGGAGACCCTTTCGGCTACTCGGGGGGGCTGTACAAGCGGGGCTCCGTTCGCTCCCTCAGCACCTACTCGGCAGCCGCCTTGCAGACGGAGCTGGAGGACAGTCTGTACAAGCCCAACGCGCCCATTTACAGCGACACATACGCTCCCGGCTTGGGTTTCCGCATGCCCCCCTCATCCCCACAGAAGATGGCTGAGGGGCGGCTGGTGGACGTGCAGCCAGGGCAGAGCCCGCACAGCCCTTACTCGGGACCCCCCAGCCGCTCCTCGCCTGTCCGTCAGTCCTTCCGCAAGGACTCCTGCTCCTCCGTCTTCATGGAGAGCCCCGTCAACAAGCCACGCAACCCCAGCTCCTCCGGCCCTCCGGAGCTGTTTCCCGGCCCTGGCGATCGCCCGCTCTCGGCATTCGGCTCCCCTGGACCAGCCAAGGACACGGAAACAAG GGAGCGGATGGAGGCGATGGAGAAGCAGATCGCCAGCCTGACGGGCCTGGTGCAGAGCGCGCTGCTCCGCGGGTCCGAGGCTGAGACCCCCAG CGAGAAGACAGAAGCCACCAATGGTGGGACCCCCCCATCAGCGT CGACCAGCCGCAGCGGCATGGGGACCCCGGTGCCCGCGCCGCCACCGCCCTCGGCCAGCAGCACGCCGGCGGGGCAGCCCACAGCCATCACCCGCCTGCACATGCAGCTGCACCTCCACGACCTGCAGCAGAATGCCAGCGACCTCCgcaaccagctgcagcagctcaagAAGCTGCAG CTGCAGAACCAGGAGACGATGAAGACGATGCTGCGGCGGACGGAGACGGAGATCAGCGTGCGGGTGACGGACACCATGCGCAAGCACGAGGATCCCCTGCAGCGCCAGCGCAGTTTGGTGGAAGAGGAGCGGCTCCGCTACCTCAACGAGGAGGAGCTGATCACCCAGCAGCTCAA TGACCTGGAGAAGTCAGTGGAGAAGATCCAGAAGGATTTGGCACACAACCACCGGCTCATCCctgtgcaggagctggaggagaaggcagTGGTGCTCAAGCAGCTGGGGGAGACGCTGACAGACCTCAAGG CCCAGTTCCCCAGCCTGCAGAGCAAGATGCGGGTGGTGCTGCGGGTGGAGGTGGAAGCCGTCAAGTTCCTTAAGGAGGAGCCGAACCGCCTCGATGGTTTGCTCAAACGCTGCAAGACGGTGACGGACACCCTCGCCCAGATCCGCAG GCAAGTGGACGAGGGCGTATGGACCTCCCCCAGCAACCTCAGCCAGTCCCCCAAGAAGGTGGCCCCCGAGACGGACTTCAGCAAGGGGCTGGATCTGGAGATGCCCACCAGCCCCCCCGTGAGCCTCCACCACCTGACGGCTGCCACCGACACCCTGGGCATGCCCAGCTTCGGAcagagccccccccagacccagaCCCCCTCCTCCAAGAGCAATAACCCTTCCCGAGCTCCAGAGATGGTGCCTGCCAAGACCCAGACGGGCCCGGAGACCCCCAGCAAGAAGAGCGCGGACAAAGCCGTCTCTGTGGAG GCGGCCGAGCGGGACTGGGAGGAGAAGCGGGCAGCGCTGACCCAGTACAGCGCCAAGGACATCAACCGCCTGCTGGAGGAGACGCAAGCCGAGCTGATGAAAGCCATCCCCGACCTGGAGTTCGCTGCCAAGCACAAGCAAGCCCcgggcggcagcagcagcactgcctcCACGCCTGAGCACAAGCCCTCGAAGCCGCAGCATGCAGCGAAGTCGGGGGGCAAGGGGGACCCCAACGGGCGCCGGGGCTCAG ACGAACTGACGGTGCCGCGGTACCGGACCGAGAAACCCTCCAAATCGCCACCACCTCCCCCTCCGCGCCGCagcttcccctccacccacggGCTGACCACAACCCGCAGCGGCGAAGTCATCGTCACCAGCAAGAAGGAGCCTGGTTTTATGAAG AAAGCGGAGTCGGAGGAGCTGGAGACCCAGAAGCCCCAGGTAAAGCTGAGACGGACGGTGTCAGAGGTGGTCAGGCCGGCATCCACCCCTCCCATCATCGCCTCTGCCATCAAAGATGACGATGATGAGGATCGCATCATCGCGGAGCTGGAG GTGTTTCAGAGAAGCTCTgcctcccctttccttcccaagCTCCGTTATGAGCCGCCCACGGTCTCCCCTGGGCACGCAGACATGTGGCCCAACGGAGCCGCCGTTGCAGCTGAAGGATGGAAG GAGCCACTGGCCCTGGCAGCCGTCGGGAGCAGGGCTTTCTCCCTCCCACAGATTGTGCTCACCGAGTGGGTGTCTGAACCGCCGTCCCCCGAAGCCGAACCGGAGGCATGGGTGGAAATGGGCTGCTCGGAGCACAGGGAGGCAGCTGGCAGCGGGGAGCTTGCACCTAAAGGGGGAAGGAAATGCCATGTGTCTCCTGGCAGCTCCAAACCATCTCCATCCATAGCTGGGAACCCTCCAGcctcagccctgcagcccccaagCAGCCCATCTCGGGGCCGTGGCCGTGCAGCAGTAGAGACGTGGAGGTTCCCTCTCGCAGCCAGCAAGGTCCCATCATTCTTGAAGCACAAAACAAGCCGACCCGtggtgggagaaggaggagatgttGCTCTGAATGCTGCCCGCGGGCAAGAAGGCAGCAGCAAGACTTCTCACCAAGGTTCTCCTCGTTCCTGCGGGGAAGCCACGGGTCCTGGAACTGGCGAGGCAATGGTCCCCTCCACTGGCACAGGGCCCAGCAGCATCCCCTGGCTACCTGGTGATGGAGACACCCAAGGAGGAGCCAGGCAGGGCGTGCAGGAGACATTGCTCCCTCCTGGAGTCTCTGCTGGGGCTTGCAAACACGCACGGAGGGAGAACAGCCCACCAGCCCCAGTCTGCCCAGTGCCACATCCCAGAGCTTTCCAGGGCAAGGATCCGGCTACGTGGGGAAGCGGGGAGCCCCGGGAGCATCCCCAGGAGCAGGTCACTGCTTTCCCAAGGTCAAGCCATTGCACGGCTCCACCAGGCTGGGACCGCGTGGCTCCGGCtgctgggggagaaggagatgCTGGGGATGCCGGGGCAGAGGGGCTCTGCCAAGGGCAGCTGTTCCCTCCCCGCTCCATGACTTCACGCAGCAAGGAGATTTATGAAGGCACCTACCAAAGACTGGATAGCCTGGAAGAAACTATCCGTGAGTTGGAAATAACCATCAGTGAGATCAGCAGTCATCCCTCAGTAGAGTTTGTGTTCCATAAGGAGCTGCGAGGACAAGTGGGATCCGTGGATGCTAGCGAGAAGACCAGGGACAATCTGGGGGATCTCAAACCCGGTTGCTGTGACAATGGGACCGCCCTGGACCTCAGTCAGGCCAAAGATGATGCTTCTCTGAGTCCATCTCCAAGCAAGACCAAGCCACCTCTCCTCCCCAAGCCGCAGCTCCCCTTCGACACTCTGcag AGCGGTGGTGtttccatccctgccatgaAGGTGGTGAACCCGGCATCCCGGCTGAAGCAGAGCCAGCAGGGCAGCCCCgacaaaagcaaacacataAAACAGCGGATGGAGTACATGCGgatccagggccagcagcag aGCTCTCAGAGCTTCACTCCACCAGTTTCACCAGCTTCGAGCAAGGAGGACGCCGGGCAGCGCCCAGCACCCCTGCCTGCACCCATCCCACCACGGAAAGGTGGGAAACAGCGGCTGCCGAAGGTGCCCCGGACACCCCCGGATCCGACCGCTCGTCCTCCACCGTCCCCGAGCATCCCCGCAGCCACGACGCCAACgcgcctggagaagaggatgctcgGCGCTCCGGCCAGGTCGCGGCGGTGGGTGGCGGGTGGCACCGCGACCGGGCTGCGTCCTTCGCTGGCCGAGGGCTCGGTGCTGTCCCGAGGGGGTGTCCCTGCCACCGGCTGTCCCCGAGGACGGGATGCGCTGCGagggctgggcaggagggagCCGGGAGAGGCGCCGCGGGATGCCCGGGCGTGCCGGAGGGTCGAAGGCTGA